TGGTAAACCTCATATGTTATAattctatagtataaaaaGGCTATTATATATGTTAGGATATAGCCAATGGTCTGCTTAAGCTTCTTAGTAATTTATAGTCTATAGTTCTGCTTTGCTTTACCTTTCGCCACCTGGTTCTGATATCCTAGCGTTCCTCATCAACCTTATCTCATTCACGATTCATGCATCCGGGCCAGCCTCGGTGTCTGGGTCGGCGTTTGGAAGGACATGCTGATTTGTAAGGTCAAAGGCCTTTGCAGATCAGGATGCGGTTATTGAAAGGCtgaaagggaaaaaaaagctgGGTTCTAAGGGTATGGACTGTCTTCTGTAGATCGAGTGTAGACTAGATAGGACAAGACTTTCCTTAATATATTGATTAATCTTTCCAGCCACTAGGTAATTAGAGCCTCCTATAGTACCCGCACTGACCTCTAGTAAGCGACCAGGCTCACCAACCAGTCTTGCCACCGAGGTTCAGGCAGCAGGGTATCAGCTGGAATGCCCAGTCTAAGCTGTGCCTGCCGAATCTCACGCCTGAACTCGATGAGGTGCCTACGATCAAAGTGAACTTCTGATAAACCTTTAGGCGTATCTAGACAAAGGCAATTTCCCTTGAGAGTCCAGATAATTTGCTCCCCAACGTTACCATTTAAGCACTCCTCATACAAAGGACCCCAGTACTTAGCTGGCAGATTGGCGAGGACCTGGGTATCTTTCATTGCCATCATGGCAACCGGCGCTCTTGAAGCAGAACCCTTCAAATCCAGCATGGGGAGAAGTCCTTCCAGTATCGCTGGTGCCAAATTCGTTTGCATAGCTAAAGTTTTAATCGCGAATACCGAAGTGAGTTTCTTCGCCTCCGCAACTAGTGTCTTGATCACTTGTGGTGGCAGATTAGTCTTCAGGAACAATGCCTGGGTTGCAAGATCCTTTAAACTCTTGCTGTATTCGTTCTCCAGTAGCCTGAAGAGCTGATCCATAATTTCCGTTGGCAGCACAGGTTGATGGGAAAGAATCCAGGCCGAGTATCCTGATCGATTGGCGTCCTCATCTGCTATCAAAATCTGCAACAGGGCACTCAATGTGTCTGGGGATAGTTGGGCCTGGCTACAAAGCGCTTGAGCCGCTTCGAGTACCATGCCTTCGCCAGCATCCCGGAAGATCCGAAGGATGCTGTTCTGGTGGCTCGTTGGCATGGGCGGCCTTTCGTACCCCGCGGCGTCCGTATATAAACGCAGGACAGAATAATCCTGTACCAGGGTCTGCACCGTCATAGTTAGGGATGACTGCTGCTGGAATAGGACTTTGGAGATTTCCAGTTGTATGACGCCGCGCCCGTCTTGCAGCAGCGCAACAAGTGCTTCCACAATGTCTGGCGGTAACGATTCCTGCTCTTCCAAGAAGTTGATCGCATCACATAGAGCAATGGATACCTCGGGCAACTTGGCATTTTTCAAAACAGGGACGAGGACACTCAGGGTTGATGCAGCGACTGGCTGGTGCCGGTTGAGCGCGGCAACAGCGGTGGCTTTTACATCGTCGTTTTTGTCCTGCAAAAGCCGGTGAAGTGTATCGCAAACTTCTGGTGGGATATGATCTTGAGTCTCCCAGACGTTCGCTGCAGCAACCTGCACACTGCTATACTCGTCTTTTAATAGTGGAATCAAGGCTTCAATAATCGCGGATTCAAGGGGCTGTCGTTCACGTAAAGCCCAAGCCATATTAGCTCTTACCCTTTTCTCAGGGTCTTGCAAAAGAAGCAACAGTGCATTCAGCCCCCCTGGTGGTAGAATTGACTGATGAGCTAATGCCTGTCCTGCTACGAGTCTGACATGCCAATCGTCGGACTTCTGGTATAGCGGGAGGCGTTCAACGATTTGCGGAAAGCTACCAACCTGTTGCATCATCTTTTTGACCAATCTCGAATTGCTATGAGGCTCCGTCAATGAAAATAAGGCTTCAAGTGTATCCGGCGGTAGGCGTATCTGCAGTAGCAACACATGGACAGCGGGGCGTTGCAgatcctcatcaccatccctcAAAATGGCCAGTACCCTCTCGAGCGTGACTGGTGATAGACTCGTTCGACGCAAGAGAGCAGACATTACAGCCATATCGACATCGCGCGAGTACCTCTGTAGCAGTTTAACTGGAAGATAGTCCGGACATTCCTTGTCAGCCAACAGTTCCCCCCACATGCCCATACGTGATTCCAACAGCAACCAGGATAACAACTGATCCTCAATCCCAACTCGAAGCCCATTATCACGCACTTCGGGGACCAGCTCTCTGAAACAATGGGCTAACAACTGATGATGAACAGTGCCCAATATATCGCGAGGCTCAGAGTCCACCTGGTCGAAGAAATGCCTGACCGGATCCTCGTTCCAGTGCTTCTGTGGGGGATAATCTTGGAGGAGACCTGTGGTGAACCGCCACATAATGTCATAGCGGGCGTTGTATTTATACATCTGGAGAAACTCCTGTGGCTGTGTAAAAGAAATGCCAGGCGCCTTTTCTCTGAGGTTGATGCACTCCAgatccctcttctccatccaatGGCGAACAAAGTACCGAGCGGCAAAGAATTCTTGAAAGGTGAGGTGCAGGAAGTGATATGTTTGATCCGAGTCTAGGAGTGAGGTGTCTGATGTATGGAGAAAAGACACTCTTTTAAGGATTGACTCTGGTATGTCTAGTAACAGCGTGCCTTGCTGGATGAGAGCATCATACATCCGCTGTCTATCATCTGCACTGAACTCAACCAGCCCGTTGAGCATCCCAGTGAAGGCCAGGATCTCTACAAGTCTCAGTTCTTGTTGAATCATGCCTTCTATCTGGAGCATGCTGAACCCGCGTATCCTATCATCTGTAAGGTCCTTGGATGGGTCCAATTGCTGAAATAGAGACAGATCCTTTTGCCATAGCTTAAGGGTGATTGCTTCATACAGCAAGGTCATTGTCTTTGGGCTGTCTCTGGACATAAAATTGCGGTCCCAATTATAGCAGACCGCGTCCAGCTGCACAGGGATACGAACGAGGTTTTGAATGATTTCGTTGCAAGTGATGAAAGTTAGTATATCATGGAGCCTCTGGGGGTCGCCCTTCGAAGCCATTCCTACATACGCCTTGACCTGTTCCTCGATGAACCCGACTGTCTCCAGCTGCATGTCAAACGATTCGAGGTCGTTGTTTCCCAGTCCATACGGTCTGGAGGTGATTATGACCCGTGGATGTTCCAGAAGTCGTACAAGGAGATTATGCATCGGGGTCTCAGGCTCCCAGGCCTGTGAGACCT
This genomic interval from Aspergillus puulaauensis MK2 DNA, chromosome 7, nearly complete sequence contains the following:
- a CDS encoding uncharacterized protein (COG:T;~EggNog:ENOG410PG0C;~InterPro:IPR000845,IPR011989,IPR035994,IPR016024, IPR027417,IPR007111;~PFAM:PF05729,PF00931,PF01048;~go_function: GO:0003824 - catalytic activity [Evidence IEA];~go_process: GO:0009116 - nucleoside metabolic process [Evidence IEA]), which gives rise to MRPTNRDAFEIAIICALTLEADPVEALFDETYDKFGNVYGTEPEDNNTYVTGRIGPHHVVLCYLPGMGKRSAASAAANLRMSYRHIQLALLVGVCGGVPFSPSKEEIILGDVVISSGIVEYDFGRQNPDGFRRKIDSTEALGRPSPKVRSFLAALKGKATRSELQEQTSQHLQSLQTRPNGWQRPANEQDVLFEPSYRHKHYIASQQAPCICLSCHSNKDPVCDQASKSDCITVGCAGRVIDRDRLSSSLADSSIHIGKYASGDTVLKFGEHRDMVASAEGVIAFEMEGAGVWDNVPCIIIKGVCDYADSHKNKIWQPYAAAAAASASKAFLQRWPAASQRPAIMKQQVSDLALALRSYYTSARRLQVQRISGELLPMDRCYINMVLSKEGRSSGPGTASNFSLWSRPSIATVEEGEHVSIPGLFMTAKRILIHGRAGVGKSTLCKKIMHDHINDGLWSDLFDLILWIPLRRLKRSSQQSGTLENAFYDLYFSDRSDGHAFAVQLKNTMMDVTQRDRVLLILDGLDEVSQAWEPETPMHNLLVRLLEHPRVIITSRPYGLGNNDLESFDMQLETVGFIEEQVKAYVGMASKGDPQRLHDILTFITCNEIIQNLVRIPVQLDAVCYNWDRNFMSRDSPKTMTLLYEAITLKLWQKDLSLFQQLDPSKDLTDDRIRGFSMLQIEGMIQQELRLVEILAFTGMLNGLVEFSADDRQRMYDALIQQGTLLLDIPESILKRVSFLHTSDTSLLDSDQTYHFLHLTFQEFFAARYFVRHWMEKRDLECINLREKAPGISFTQPQEFLQMYKYNARYDIMWRFTTGLLQDYPPQKHWNEDPVRHFFDQVDSEPRDILGTVHHQLLAHCFRELVPEVRDNGLRVGIEDQLLSWLLLESRMGMWGELLADKECPDYLPVKLLQRYSRDVDMAVMSALLRRTSLSPVTLERVLAILRDGDEDLQRPAVHVLLLQIRLPPDTLEALFSLTEPHSNSRLVKKMMQQVGSFPQIVERLPLYQKSDDWHVRLVAGQALAHQSILPPGGLNALLLLLQDPEKRVRANMAWALRERQPLESAIIEALIPLLKDEYSSVQVAAANVWETQDHIPPEVCDTLHRLLQDKNDDVKATAVAALNRHQPVAASTLSVLVPVLKNAKLPEVSIALCDAINFLEEQESLPPDIVEALVALLQDGRGVIQLEISKVLFQQQSSLTMTVQTLVQDYSVLRLYTDAAGYERPPMPTSHQNSILRIFRDAGEGMVLEAAQALCSQAQLSPDTLSALLQILIADEDANRSGYSAWILSHQPVLPTEIMDQLFRLLENEYSKSLKDLATQALFLKTNLPPQVIKTLVAEAKKLTSVFAIKTLAMQTNLAPAILEGLLPMLDLKGSASRAPVAMMAMKDTQVLANLPAKYWGPLYEECLNGNVGEQIIWTLKGNCLCLDTPKGLSEVHFDRRHLIEFRREIRQAQLRLGIPADTLLPEPRWQDWLVSLVAY